A DNA window from Aestuariispira ectoiniformans contains the following coding sequences:
- a CDS encoding aminotransferase-like domain-containing protein: MTIRTLTWKPDITDRHGPKYRAIADVLADDIAAGNIREGIKLPPHRELAWELGVTVGTITRAYQEAERRGLVSGEVGRGTYVRSHAESTNGARGLATSVPLMPAYAEDEPDKPANMALNYPPPGREIADAQTSMASMIQSPDFPSFLSYQPNAGMAAHREAAARWMAKRLPGTTAKNTLVASGGQHGTFIGLSAVTQPGQVVATEAMSYGGLKSIARNLGLSLHGLPMDADGLIPEAFEAYCQSHRPPALYTVCTPNNPTNAVMPSERRQAIAAIAARYDVVIIEDDIFALLLDDAPPPIAAYAPDHTILVTSAAKTLAPGLRVGIATGPERLIPAMEASIRATCGLASPITAEIFRHWVDEGTADAILEDHRREIAARHLLFKERFDPLEADYVMPKGSMHAWLQIPAPDMAADYILSAERRGVKLGSSGAFVIDRNAAQQAVRICLGTPRERKTVERALDSLAALYQEGGAGTDIAIY; the protein is encoded by the coding sequence ATGACAATACGCACATTAACCTGGAAACCGGACATAACGGATCGGCACGGACCGAAATATCGCGCAATTGCAGATGTTTTGGCCGATGACATTGCCGCAGGAAATATTCGTGAAGGTATAAAGCTGCCGCCGCATCGGGAACTTGCCTGGGAATTGGGCGTTACCGTCGGCACCATTACCCGCGCCTATCAGGAAGCGGAACGGCGCGGACTGGTTTCCGGGGAGGTTGGCCGCGGCACCTATGTACGGTCCCATGCGGAATCCACCAACGGGGCACGTGGCCTTGCCACATCCGTTCCCCTGATGCCTGCCTATGCGGAAGACGAACCGGACAAGCCTGCGAATATGGCTCTGAACTATCCGCCACCAGGCCGCGAAATTGCCGATGCACAGACCAGCATGGCCTCTATGATCCAGTCGCCGGACTTTCCGAGCTTCCTGTCCTATCAGCCCAATGCCGGCATGGCGGCGCATCGGGAGGCCGCCGCCAGATGGATGGCAAAACGGCTACCGGGCACAACAGCTAAAAATACGCTCGTCGCCAGTGGAGGCCAGCACGGCACCTTTATCGGCCTGTCCGCTGTGACACAGCCCGGCCAGGTCGTCGCGACTGAGGCCATGAGCTATGGCGGCCTGAAAAGCATCGCCCGCAATCTGGGCCTGTCTCTGCACGGCCTGCCGATGGATGCGGATGGCCTGATCCCGGAGGCATTCGAAGCCTACTGCCAAAGCCACCGCCCGCCGGCGCTTTACACCGTTTGCACGCCCAACAATCCGACGAATGCAGTCATGCCGTCGGAACGGCGTCAGGCAATTGCAGCGATTGCAGCGCGCTATGACGTGGTGATCATCGAAGACGACATTTTCGCCTTGCTTCTGGACGATGCGCCGCCGCCGATCGCCGCTTATGCACCGGACCATACAATCCTCGTGACCAGCGCCGCCAAGACATTGGCGCCGGGCCTGCGCGTAGGCATCGCCACCGGACCGGAACGCCTGATCCCCGCGATGGAGGCCTCAATCCGGGCCACCTGCGGCCTTGCCTCCCCCATCACGGCGGAGATTTTTCGTCACTGGGTGGATGAAGGCACCGCCGATGCCATCCTGGAAGACCACCGGCGAGAAATCGCGGCCCGTCACCTGTTGTTCAAGGAACGCTTTGATCCATTAGAGGCGGATTATGTAATGCCGAAAGGCTCCATGCATGCCTGGCTGCAGATTCCGGCCCCGGACATGGCAGCAGACTATATCCTCTCCGCCGAACGGCGCGGGGTCAAACTGGGGTCCAGCGGCGCCTTCGTTATCGACCGCAATGCGGCCCAGCAGGCTGTGCGCATATGCCTTGGCACCCCGCGGGAGCGCAAGACCGTGGAACGGGCACTGGACAGCCTCGCCGCCCTCTACCAGGAAGGCGGCGCGGGCACCGATATCGCGATTTATTAG
- the ybgF gene encoding tol-pal system protein YbgF, with protein MMVQSFPAVDSVSFVRRAKHCLAAAVVATSVIAVSPAAFAQDNNQQLQHQIQLLRRELTDIQKVVFKGVAPASVAPSATSATGGDVPASIAGRLQVKMQELDEQLRDLNGRYEEMDNRIRRVETRLDKLVEDIDFRLRALEDGGVAAGNAGQQQQTTPQVSSNTSTAATGGDGTETTIISSQGAQGPAAPHTLGTLSQSDLQAVQPGTQTASANPTPAAVANTPKGQYDQAMSLLHQHDFDGAEKALRGFLDQYPEDKLVGNAKYWLGETYYARQKYAEAARVFSDAYMKDKQGTKATHSLLKLAMSLEQIGQTDASCVAYQELISKHGDAEPRILDRARSARKKLKCQ; from the coding sequence ATGATGGTACAAAGCTTTCCCGCAGTTGATTCGGTTTCCTTCGTGCGTCGCGCAAAACACTGTCTTGCGGCTGCCGTTGTCGCGACATCCGTTATTGCGGTGTCTCCTGCTGCTTTTGCACAGGACAACAACCAACAGCTTCAGCACCAGATCCAACTGTTGCGCCGGGAGTTGACCGATATCCAGAAGGTCGTGTTCAAAGGCGTGGCTCCGGCCTCTGTCGCGCCGTCTGCAACCTCGGCAACCGGTGGTGACGTTCCGGCCTCCATTGCAGGTCGCCTGCAGGTGAAAATGCAGGAGCTGGATGAACAGCTTCGCGACCTGAATGGCCGCTATGAAGAGATGGATAACCGTATCCGCCGTGTGGAAACGCGCCTGGACAAGCTGGTGGAAGACATAGATTTCCGCCTGCGTGCTTTGGAAGACGGTGGCGTTGCGGCAGGTAATGCCGGTCAACAGCAACAGACCACGCCGCAGGTGTCCTCCAACACGTCGACGGCGGCAACCGGGGGCGACGGCACGGAAACAACCATTATTTCATCGCAAGGTGCGCAGGGGCCTGCTGCCCCGCATACATTGGGCACTTTGAGCCAGTCCGACCTTCAGGCCGTACAGCCCGGTACCCAGACGGCGAGCGCAAACCCGACGCCTGCCGCTGTCGCGAATACGCCCAAGGGGCAATATGACCAGGCGATGAGCCTGTTGCATCAGCATGATTTCGACGGTGCGGAAAAGGCTCTGCGCGGTTTCCTGGACCAGTATCCGGAAGATAAACTGGTCGGCAATGCGAAATATTGGCTAGGTGAAACCTACTATGCCCGCCAGAAATATGCAGAAGCCGCACGTGTTTTCAGCGACGCCTATATGAAGGACAAGCAGGGAACAAAAGCCACGCACAGTCTTTTGAAACTGGCGATGTCTCTCGAACAGATCGGGCAGACCGACGCGTCCTGCGTTGCGTATCAGGAGCTGATCAGCAAACATGGTGATGCAGAGCCGCGCATTCTCGACCGCGCCCGTTCTGCCCGCAAGAAACTCAAGTGTCAGTAA
- the tolB gene encoding Tol-Pal system beta propeller repeat protein TolB, with translation MIGFPQAIKKTTCIALAMAAAIGLAGLTQSARAEVNIDITQGNVKPLPIAITDFFGGAQKEAEVGTDIASVISADLERSGIFEPIDKGAFIQSVASMKVKPRFSDWRVINAQALVNGSISLLDDGQIRVEFRLWDVFSESQMVGQAFETIPSNWRRVSHMISDIIYKRLTGESGYFDSKIVYIAESGSKKNRIKRLAIMDQDGANQRFMTDGRSLVLTPRFSPKRHEITYLSYYNNKPRVYLFNIETGRRELLGSFNGMTFAPRFSPDGDSVIMSHAERGNSDIYVMDLATRRPTRLTSDPAIDTSPSYAPDGSQIVFNSDRGGSPQLYVMDSDGGNVRRISFGKGVYSTPVWSPRGDLIAFTKQTGGLFYIGVIRPDGSGERLLTKSFLDEAPTWSPNGRVLMFFRQEPGERGRTRLFSVDLTGYNLREVVTPGDASDPAWSPLNP, from the coding sequence ATGATTGGGTTCCCGCAAGCGATTAAAAAGACCACTTGCATCGCCTTGGCAATGGCGGCTGCCATCGGCCTGGCCGGATTGACCCAGTCTGCCCGGGCGGAAGTGAATATCGACATCACGCAGGGCAATGTTAAGCCGCTGCCGATTGCGATTACGGATTTCTTTGGCGGGGCACAGAAAGAAGCGGAGGTTGGTACCGATATCGCCAGCGTCATTTCAGCCGATCTGGAGCGCTCCGGTATTTTTGAACCGATCGACAAGGGCGCTTTTATCCAGTCGGTCGCCTCGATGAAAGTAAAACCCCGGTTTTCCGATTGGCGTGTGATCAACGCGCAGGCGTTGGTCAACGGGTCGATCAGCCTTCTCGATGACGGCCAGATTCGCGTTGAATTCCGCCTGTGGGATGTTTTTTCCGAAAGCCAAATGGTCGGTCAGGCCTTCGAGACGATCCCCAGCAACTGGCGGCGCGTATCGCATATGATCTCCGACATCATCTATAAACGCCTGACCGGGGAAAGCGGCTACTTTGATTCCAAGATTGTCTATATTGCGGAAAGCGGCTCCAAGAAAAACCGGATCAAGCGGTTGGCGATCATGGACCAGGATGGTGCAAACCAGCGCTTCATGACGGACGGCCGCAGTCTCGTGCTGACCCCGCGCTTTTCGCCGAAACGTCACGAAATCACCTACCTCAGCTATTACAATAACAAGCCCCGCGTCTATCTGTTCAACATCGAGACCGGACGCCGGGAACTGCTGGGTAGTTTCAACGGTATGACCTTTGCCCCGCGCTTTTCGCCCGACGGCGATTCGGTAATCATGAGCCATGCGGAACGCGGGAATTCCGATATTTACGTCATGGACCTGGCGACGCGCCGCCCGACGCGTCTGACAAGTGACCCTGCAATTGACACCTCGCCCTCCTATGCGCCCGACGGCAGCCAGATCGTTTTCAACTCCGACCGTGGCGGCAGTCCGCAACTTTACGTCATGGATTCTGATGGCGGGAATGTGCGCCGTATTTCCTTTGGCAAGGGGGTATATTCCACACCGGTCTGGTCGCCGCGTGGCGATCTGATCGCTTTCACCAAGCAGACCGGCGGCCTGTTCTATATCGGTGTGATTCGCCCGGATGGCAGCGGTGAGCGCCTGTTGACCAAGAGTTTCCTTGATGAGGCGCCGACCTGGTCGCCCAATGGCCGTGTCCTGATGTTCTTCCGTCAGGAACCGGGAGAGCGCGGTCGCACGCGTCTCTTTTCCGTGGATCTGACCGGATACAATCTGCGGGAAGTGGTAACTCCGGGTGATGCGTCGGACCCTGCGTGGTCCCCTCTGAACCCGTGA
- the glmM gene encoding phosphoglucosamine mutase: protein MARKYFGTDGIRGTANIHPITPDLVLRLALAAGRHFRRGEHRHKVVIGKDTRLSGYMLEPALAAGFTSTGMDVFMVGPIPTPAVAMLTRSLRCDLGVMISASHNPFQDNGIKLFGPDGFKLSDSDEEAIEALMDAPAEDLAHPTKLGRAMRLEDARGRYMEFVKQSFPSGLTLEGLKIVVDCAHGAAYKVAPEVLFELGAEVIPIAVQPTGTNINDRCGATAPAVMCEQVVSHGADLGIALDGDADRLIVCDETGHVLDGDQVMGLVATSLAKRDQMRGPLVATVMSNLGLERHLKSLGIDMQRTPVGDRYVVEAMREMNCNLGGEQSGHIVLGDHATTGDGLVAALQVLAVLVEQGGPMSTLGRVFEPVPQLLQNVRFDGAKGQPLDHDDVQSAIKAGEERLAGSGRVLIRKSGTEPVIRVMAEGDDEAMVGAVVSDICAAIESASR, encoded by the coding sequence ATGGCGCGGAAATATTTTGGTACCGATGGCATCCGCGGTACTGCCAATATTCACCCCATCACCCCTGATCTGGTTTTAAGGCTGGCCTTGGCCGCCGGTCGGCATTTCAGGCGCGGTGAGCATCGGCACAAGGTGGTGATTGGCAAGGATACCCGGCTTAGCGGTTATATGCTGGAACCGGCGCTGGCGGCCGGGTTCACCTCGACCGGCATGGACGTCTTCATGGTCGGGCCGATCCCGACACCGGCGGTCGCCATGCTGACGCGGTCCCTGCGCTGTGACCTTGGCGTGATGATTTCCGCCTCCCACAATCCGTTTCAGGATAATGGCATCAAGCTTTTCGGGCCGGACGGGTTCAAGCTGTCGGACAGCGATGAGGAGGCCATCGAGGCCCTGATGGACGCACCGGCGGAGGATCTCGCCCATCCTACCAAACTGGGCCGGGCCATGCGTCTGGAAGATGCACGCGGCCGTTACATGGAATTCGTGAAACAGAGCTTCCCGTCCGGGCTGACGCTGGAAGGGCTGAAGATCGTCGTGGATTGCGCCCATGGCGCGGCCTACAAGGTTGCGCCGGAAGTTCTGTTTGAGCTTGGGGCGGAGGTTATCCCCATTGCGGTTCAGCCGACCGGCACCAACATCAATGACCGTTGCGGCGCAACGGCACCAGCGGTCATGTGTGAACAGGTCGTTTCCCACGGGGCTGATCTCGGGATCGCCCTGGATGGGGATGCGGACCGGTTGATCGTTTGTGACGAAACCGGACATGTTCTGGACGGCGATCAGGTCATGGGGCTGGTCGCAACGTCACTTGCCAAGCGTGACCAGATGCGCGGACCCCTTGTGGCGACGGTCATGTCCAACCTTGGGCTGGAACGTCATTTGAAAAGCCTTGGTATTGATATGCAGCGCACCCCGGTCGGCGACCGGTATGTGGTTGAGGCGATGCGCGAGATGAATTGCAATCTGGGTGGGGAGCAATCCGGCCATATCGTTCTGGGCGACCATGCGACGACCGGGGACGGCCTTGTCGCCGCGCTGCAGGTTCTGGCCGTGCTGGTGGAGCAGGGCGGACCGATGAGCACGCTGGGCCGGGTTTTCGAACCCGTGCCGCAGTTGTTGCAGAATGTCCGTTTTGACGGTGCGAAGGGGCAGCCGCTGGACCATGATGATGTTCAGTCCGCAATCAAGGCAGGCGAAGAACGTCTGGCGGGAAGCGGTCGCGTCTTGATCCGAAAATCGGGGACGGAGCCGGTTATCCGTGTGATGGCAGAAGGAGATGACGAGGCCATGGTTGGCGCCGTCGTGTCCGACATCTGTGCTGCCATCGAAAGTGCCAGCCGATAA
- the ftsH gene encoding ATP-dependent zinc metalloprotease FtsH — protein sequence MNIFGRNLALWIIIILLMVFLFNVFQSNSPQGNAQNMPYSEFVSQVDDGAVKDVTIKGPEITGHLESGPSFKTYSPNDPTLVQRLTKNGVTVQAAPPEDGMPTLFTLLLNWFPMLLLIGVWIFFMRQMQGGGGKAMGFGKSKAKLLNEKLGRVTFEDVAGIDEAKLELQEVVEFLRDPQKFQRLGGKIPKGVLLVGPPGTGKTLTARAVAGEANVPFFTISGSDFVEMFVGVGASRVRDMFEQGKKNAPCIIFIDEIDAVGRHRGAGLGGGNDEREQTLNQLLVEMDGFEANEGVILIAATNRPDVLDPALLRPGRFDRQVVVPNPDILGREKILKVHMRKVPLAPDVDARVVARGTPGFSGADLANLVNEAALMAARRNRRVVTMQEFEDAKDKVMMGAERRSMVMTEDEKKLTAYHEAGHAVVMLHAKGHEPLHKVTIIPRGRALGVTMWLPERDKLSQSETELKAQLQSMFGGRVAEEMIFGKENVTTGASNDIMQATRIARKMVTEFGFSDKLGRLRYSDNEEEVFLGHSVTQKKNISDATAKLIDEEIRRLVEEGEAGARDILEKFKNELEAIAQGLLEYETLDRDEVDALIRGEKIREGGDDGGAASGGEHKKSKTSVPTSDGPVGVGPNPEPA from the coding sequence GTGAATATTTTCGGCAGAAATCTGGCATTGTGGATCATCATCATTTTGTTGATGGTGTTTCTCTTTAACGTCTTTCAGTCAAACAGTCCGCAGGGCAACGCGCAGAATATGCCCTATTCGGAATTTGTCTCCCAGGTGGATGACGGGGCGGTCAAGGACGTCACGATCAAGGGACCGGAAATTACCGGCCATCTTGAAAGCGGACCTTCTTTCAAGACCTATTCCCCGAACGACCCCACGCTGGTGCAGCGCCTGACCAAAAACGGCGTGACTGTACAGGCTGCACCGCCGGAAGATGGTATGCCGACCCTGTTCACGTTGCTGCTGAACTGGTTCCCGATGCTGCTGCTGATCGGTGTGTGGATTTTCTTCATGCGCCAGATGCAGGGCGGTGGTGGCAAGGCCATGGGCTTTGGCAAGTCCAAGGCCAAACTGCTGAACGAGAAACTTGGCCGGGTTACCTTTGAAGACGTCGCCGGTATCGATGAGGCGAAACTGGAACTGCAGGAAGTTGTTGAGTTCCTGCGCGACCCGCAGAAATTCCAGCGTCTGGGCGGTAAGATCCCGAAAGGCGTTCTGCTTGTCGGTCCTCCGGGTACCGGTAAGACCCTGACGGCTCGCGCGGTTGCCGGTGAGGCGAATGTTCCCTTCTTCACCATCTCCGGTTCTGACTTCGTGGAAATGTTTGTTGGTGTCGGTGCGTCGCGTGTCCGCGATATGTTTGAACAGGGCAAGAAAAACGCACCCTGCATTATCTTCATCGACGAAATCGACGCTGTTGGCCGCCATCGTGGTGCTGGCCTTGGCGGCGGTAACGACGAACGTGAGCAGACCCTCAACCAGTTGCTGGTGGAGATGGACGGCTTTGAGGCCAATGAAGGTGTGATCCTGATTGCCGCTACCAACCGTCCGGACGTGCTGGACCCGGCGTTGCTGCGTCCGGGCCGCTTCGACCGTCAGGTTGTTGTGCCGAACCCGGATATCCTGGGCCGTGAAAAGATTTTGAAAGTGCACATGCGCAAAGTGCCGCTGGCGCCCGATGTGGATGCCCGTGTGGTCGCACGCGGAACCCCCGGTTTCTCCGGTGCGGATCTGGCGAACCTGGTGAATGAGGCCGCCCTTATGGCCGCTCGCCGCAATCGCCGCGTGGTTACCATGCAGGAATTCGAAGACGCCAAGGACAAGGTTATGATGGGCGCGGAACGCCGCTCCATGGTCATGACCGAAGACGAGAAAAAGCTGACGGCCTATCACGAGGCAGGTCATGCGGTGGTGATGCTGCACGCCAAGGGCCATGAGCCTCTGCATAAGGTCACTATTATTCCGCGCGGTCGTGCCCTGGGTGTGACTATGTGGCTGCCGGAACGCGACAAGCTTTCCCAGTCCGAAACCGAACTGAAAGCACAGTTGCAGAGCATGTTCGGTGGCCGTGTTGCCGAAGAGATGATCTTCGGTAAGGAGAATGTGACTACCGGGGCTTCCAACGACATCATGCAGGCGACCCGTATCGCCCGTAAGATGGTCACGGAATTCGGTTTCTCCGACAAGCTTGGCCGCCTGCGTTACAGCGATAATGAAGAGGAAGTCTTCCTGGGCCATAGCGTAACCCAGAAGAAGAATATCTCTGATGCGACCGCCAAGTTGATCGACGAGGAAATCCGTCGGTTGGTGGAAGAAGGTGAAGCGGGTGCCCGCGACATTCTTGAGAAGTTCAAGAATGAACTGGAAGCGATTGCCCAGGGGCTGCTGGAATACGAAACCCTCGACCGTGACGAAGTCGATGCGCTCATCCGTGGTGAAAAAATCCGCGAAGGTGGCGACGACGGTGGCGCGGCTTCCGGTGGGGAACACAAGAAGTCCAAGACTTCCGTTCCGACCTCCGATGGTCCGGTTGGTGTGGGGCCGAACCCCGAACCGGCCTGA
- the pal gene encoding peptidoglycan-associated lipoprotein Pal, producing the protein MRFKILSLLAALFLVAACSTGADESASGSSDGGATASSAGSNGSSVSSSGVDDVVAGSEREFLVKVGDRVFFNFDESNLRSNAQDTLAKQAAWLLKYPQVMIQVEGHCDERGTREYNLALGERRANSVKEYLVSLGVSADRISTISYGKERPAVEGSNAEAWAQNRRGVTRIVSGASS; encoded by the coding sequence ATGCGCTTTAAGATTTTAAGTTTACTGGCTGCACTGTTCTTGGTTGCGGCTTGCTCCACGGGCGCGGATGAATCCGCAAGCGGCAGCAGCGATGGTGGGGCTACTGCTTCGTCCGCTGGCAGCAACGGTTCGTCTGTTTCCTCCAGCGGCGTCGATGACGTTGTCGCTGGTTCTGAACGTGAATTCCTTGTTAAAGTTGGCGATCGCGTCTTCTTTAACTTTGATGAATCCAACCTGCGTTCCAACGCACAGGACACGCTGGCCAAACAGGCTGCGTGGCTGCTGAAATATCCGCAGGTTATGATTCAGGTTGAAGGTCACTGCGATGAACGCGGTACCCGTGAATACAACCTGGCACTGGGTGAGCGTCGTGCGAACTCTGTGAAAGAATACCTGGTTAGCCTGGGCGTTTCCGCAGATCGTATTTCCACGATCTCCTACGGTAAAGAGCGTCCGGCGGTTGAAGGTTCCAATGCGGAAGCATGGGCTCAGAACCGTCGTGGTGTTACCCGTATCGTTAGCGGCGCAAGCAGCTAA
- a CDS encoding LysR substrate-binding domain-containing protein, which produces MVKLANLPLNAMRAFTAAASHTSLAEAADELNVTQGAVSRQIKALEEHLGFPLFDRSQRRLTLTRKGEMLLPAFQDAFGQLTQAMREANKADEELRIKVPPSLAVRWLIPQLHLFQTSHPEIDINLTTSWHFFDPDTEDFNAGIIYAVDYIRPEPRPSLRFDEIAEEWMVPLCAPSYLETAPPLDTVDDLANHTLLNCLCFKSHDDWSYWLEQFGYPDLKARKMVAFDYLDIALHAAASGQGIVLGDISLVKEDMAAGRLVAPLDVPPLKVGSYYLVSHRRAEDHPHLETFRQWLQDPGHASAGTGHNGHPGHRQNVK; this is translated from the coding sequence ATGGTAAAACTCGCAAACCTTCCTCTGAATGCAATGCGCGCCTTCACCGCCGCCGCCAGTCATACCAGCCTCGCCGAAGCGGCCGATGAACTGAATGTCACGCAGGGCGCGGTCAGCCGCCAGATCAAGGCGTTGGAGGAACATCTGGGTTTTCCCCTGTTCGACCGAAGCCAAAGACGCCTCACGCTGACACGCAAAGGCGAGATGTTGCTGCCTGCCTTTCAAGACGCCTTCGGGCAATTGACCCAGGCGATGCGGGAGGCCAACAAGGCCGACGAGGAACTGCGGATCAAGGTTCCGCCATCGCTGGCAGTACGGTGGTTGATACCGCAATTGCATCTGTTTCAGACAAGCCACCCCGAAATCGACATCAATCTCACCACATCCTGGCATTTCTTTGACCCGGACACCGAGGACTTCAACGCAGGGATTATCTATGCAGTCGACTATATCCGGCCCGAGCCCAGACCAAGCCTGCGTTTCGACGAGATTGCCGAGGAATGGATGGTCCCTCTCTGCGCACCGTCTTATCTGGAAACAGCACCGCCGCTTGATACAGTCGATGACCTGGCCAATCACACGTTGCTGAACTGCCTGTGCTTCAAATCACATGACGACTGGAGCTATTGGCTTGAGCAATTCGGCTATCCCGACCTGAAAGCCCGAAAGATGGTTGCCTTCGATTATCTTGATATCGCCCTGCATGCCGCGGCTTCGGGCCAGGGGATCGTGTTGGGCGACATCAGCCTGGTTAAGGAAGATATGGCCGCGGGCCGCCTTGTAGCCCCCCTGGATGTCCCGCCATTAAAGGTAGGGTCCTATTATCTGGTCAGTCATCGCCGGGCGGAAGATCACCCTCATCTGGAAACATTCAGGCAATGGCTGCAAGACCCCGGCCATGCATCCGCCGGTACAGGTCACAACGGTCATCCCGGCCACAGACAGAACGTCAAATAA
- a CDS encoding DUF1127 domain-containing protein: MNWVKLPVVWYRRWSQRLDLAELEDYLLTDIGLDRRDVHRETAKAFWHR; this comes from the coding sequence GTGAATTGGGTGAAATTGCCGGTGGTATGGTACCGTCGATGGAGCCAGCGGTTGGACCTGGCGGAGTTGGAGGATTATTTGCTGACGGATATCGGGCTGGACCGGCGCGACGTGCATCGCGAGACAGCCAAGGCTTTCTGGCACAGATAA
- the tilS gene encoding tRNA lysidine(34) synthetase TilS has product MAPLTQEEFSDYMATCMPEGMPVALACSGGPDSMALALLLRDWCEDRNASLTALIVDHGLRPESAQEAAQVRGWLAEADVEAQILTRTDDEPIKSDIQNRARSLRYSLLTDWCRANEVRDLFLAHHLDDQAETFMIRLARGSGVDGLAVMTPHEIRQGVNLHRPLLSVPKARLVAILDEAGQDYVRDPSNESDAFTRVRWRKLMPGLAEEGLTAERLHATAMHMQRASAALASQRQRHLDRSGRLFPDGSCRLVLKSFLDADDDIILRSLAFVLQAMTGADYVPRFGSLSRVLGELKSTLLRDGQGFDSTLAGCRLALRRDVLWIAREFAAIGEDLPLNKVGRMQWDGRFDVDVQVTMPGFRLGPLGPDGWQGLRRSHPDFVVKTAHFPAFVRHVWPGLWQGDALVEPIWPLDGQVAEKMVIQLRSGRFFGSSAFSSPAWNTM; this is encoded by the coding sequence ATGGCGCCGCTGACCCAGGAAGAATTCTCAGACTATATGGCCACCTGTATGCCCGAAGGTATGCCGGTGGCCCTTGCCTGTTCGGGCGGGCCGGACAGTATGGCGCTTGCTCTTCTGCTGCGGGATTGGTGTGAAGACAGAAATGCTTCCCTGACTGCCCTCATTGTCGATCATGGCCTGCGCCCGGAATCTGCTCAGGAAGCCGCCCAGGTGAGGGGCTGGCTGGCCGAGGCGGATGTAGAGGCCCAAATCCTCACGCGCACTGATGATGAACCAATCAAAAGCGATATCCAAAACCGGGCGCGAAGCCTGCGCTATTCACTGCTGACCGATTGGTGCAGGGCGAACGAGGTGCGTGACCTCTTCCTGGCGCACCACCTTGATGATCAGGCGGAGACCTTCATGATCCGTCTGGCGCGGGGGAGCGGCGTTGACGGATTGGCGGTGATGACCCCGCATGAGATTCGCCAGGGGGTAAACCTGCATCGCCCCTTATTGTCGGTGCCCAAGGCGCGGCTTGTGGCGATATTGGATGAGGCAGGGCAAGACTATGTGCGCGACCCCAGTAACGAAAGCGATGCCTTCACCCGTGTGCGCTGGCGTAAATTGATGCCCGGTCTGGCTGAAGAGGGGCTGACGGCGGAACGCCTTCACGCAACGGCAATGCATATGCAACGGGCGAGCGCAGCGCTTGCGTCACAGCGCCAACGCCATCTCGACCGAAGTGGTCGCCTGTTTCCGGATGGCAGTTGCCGCCTCGTATTGAAAAGCTTCCTCGACGCCGATGACGATATCATCCTGCGTAGTCTGGCCTTTGTACTGCAGGCAATGACGGGGGCCGATTATGTGCCCCGGTTCGGTTCACTCTCACGGGTGCTGGGCGAACTAAAATCTACCTTGTTAAGAGACGGTCAAGGTTTCGATAGTACCTTGGCAGGGTGCCGGCTGGCCCTGCGTAGAGATGTCCTTTGGATTGCCAGGGAATTTGCGGCGATCGGCGAGGATCTTCCTCTGAACAAAGTTGGCCGGATGCAATGGGATGGGCGGTTTGACGTTGATGTGCAGGTGACAATGCCCGGCTTCCGTCTAGGGCCGTTAGGACCCGATGGATGGCAAGGCCTGCGGCGGTCCCACCCGGACTTCGTTGTGAAAACCGCACATTTCCCGGCGTTTGTACGGCATGTATGGCCGGGGCTGTGGCAAGGTGACGCACTGGTTGAGCCGATTTGGCCTCTTGACGGCCAAGTCGCTGAAAAAATGGTAATTCAGCTTCGATCCGGGCGGTTCTTTGGGAGTTCGGCCTTTTCAAGCCCTGCCTGGAACACTATGTAA